GCGCCATTGGTCCAAGTTGGCTCGTCGGAGATGGACCTTGTGCGGTGGATGCAGCTCTGCATCGAGGAGAAGAAGGCCGTGTGCGATGTCCTGGACCCGAACCTGGCTCAGGACGGGGACAGGGAAGAGGAGATGATCGCGGTTCTAAAGATTGCGATGGCGTGCACCTCTAGCAGCCCCGAGAAGAGGCCTTCGATGAGGCTTGTCTCGGACGCCCTAGAGAGACTACCGGAACCCTGAGAGGGTCGATTTTCGAGGTGTGTAATCTCATTGGAGCAAGATGGATATTGTCACTATTGTGATGAAacaagagatgaaaaagtctATGGAATCAATCTCCTTTATCCATGGCTAAAAAAAGGTTTAGTTGAAGATTGTTTTGACTGTTAGTGTGTGTAAGAATGCTGTGATTTTAAGTTGTCTTGTTCTTGCTCTTGTTGGAGACATCATTTGtttattgtttgtttgtttgttgtgTTTTAATCAGTTTGtcactttgtgtttgtttttgttgttgatgatgtttattttttctattctgTTAGTCCTTGTTATGTTTCAAATTGTCAGTTTTCAACCATTTTAAAGGTGTagaatgatttttatttgtgattgTACAATTCTACTAAGAAGATATTGGTTTTACTTAGTGTGCTTTAGGTTTGGTAGGATAGTATATTACAAGAATTAACtaaatgtcaattttttttataaataaacaacatTGTTTTGTTTAACTTATTGGTGGTGACACTCACCTATGAATTTAGCTGCCAAATTagatataatttcaaaaaaaataatatcaaaacaatTTAGTGTCAAAGTTTGTTTTGAACTATTTAATCTCAAATAATCAAATCTTATCGCCAGATTAagatattgatttttaattttttattctctctcattttttgAGGCGTCAAAATTGACTTGATATTTTCTGTACATTAATTGCTGAAAATTATTTCAGATGTAAGTCGGCGACATAATAAATTACATGAATGAGAAATTCCATTCCAgcatttattaatattgtctACGACCTAAATAAGAAGACTAGCACAAGCACATGTGAGGTAAGAAAATTGAAGCCATAATTCATAATcaagcaaaaaagaaaagggttGTTTCTACTCGACGTTCTGTTGGCTTGAGCATTTCTCTTGAATCGAAATAGTTAATATTCGTAAAATAGAACTTTATTGACCGATATGCATCAAGTTTATTGATTGATAGACACTACATCATCACATTATTATATgcagatgtcacattttttttttttggtttgagcATTTTTCTTGAATCGAAGAAAAAAGACAATTTTTGTAATATAGAACTTTATTGACTGATACGCATCAACTTTATTGATTGATAGACCGTACATCATCACATTATAATATgtagatgtcacattttatttttattgttattgtacATATTAATAATTGGTCTATGCTAAGACCACAGTTTCCACTGCAGAAGATTGGATGACTTGCTCCAAATGCTCGACTTCATCTTCCCATATCTCAGGCAATGCTTCTTTCATATTGTGTATGCTGCTCAAAGCATGATCTGCACCTGGCACTAGACTGGATCTTCCCACCTGCATTTTTTACGAGCCGGTTAGAAAATGACCATGTCGTGAAAAGTGGCGAATTCAAGGGGCGATCGCCAAGAAGGCCTAGTTTTTTTCTTCGAAGAAGATGTCAAACTACGCCgtttgggattttttttaaaacttgttttgttttacatCTCATTAAAGTTTAAAAATCCATTATGCATCCATGTTCGTTCGCTTCAGGCTGCAAGCAATAGAATGTGTTGAACTTACAACTACAGTGTGGAGTCCTGCTGCTTTACCACTTGCAATGTTACGAACGCTATCATCGAAGAATATCTGAGATTCAAAGGGAGAAACCTTCATAAGTCACATgctttcttttacatttaattGTAGTAGCAATATGTTAACCTAGTATATATACTAACTGTTTTCTTTGGATCAACATTTGCTATTCGAATGGCAGCTTCCATTGCTTCCACAGAAGGCTTGCACAGGATTTGAGTAGAGTTCCCATTTTGCATGGTTTCAGTCGAGGGAGGATTAAGAGTTTCGAAGCATATGACACCATTGAAGCAATCTTCCAACCCCATCCTACCAAGCACTTGAGCCACGTGTGCTTCGTCTCCATTCGTGAAGATCTGCACGGAAGATATATGAACTAGATTAAGATATTGGACTTCAATTAATGTATAACgttaatatatatttctcGAGAAATATGTCGTTTGTTTAGAACGTTTATTATAGTAAATAATATGCATGTTCAATATTGGACTCTGTACTGAGAATTGTTAATGCACCGGGTTTACATGCATGTTGGATAATGAAAGTAATGGATTCATCTGTAGGATTCGATCAAACACAGCTAGCGAATGACACAAGAAGTAAGTTCTCTAACTGATGTATTTGCATGCTCAACTTGcaatattgattataaatatagatctatattcattttctattatgTTCGTTGCATATCTTCAGATGATCAATGACCTGAATTAGTAACACGCATCCAACGAAGCAAGTGGTAACGTTAATATTTTTCTAGTGGCAGATCCAAAATTTTTGATCTAGGGGTGCGAGCGAAACCGTTGAGAGAGATTAGAGTTTGAACATACTATTTTCTGTTGGGGCATGGAATGGAGGAGATTGCGTAGCACTGGATCAGGCTTTAGCAAATCATATGGCAATCTTCCATGAACATAAGCATGGAACTCATCATTGTCAAATTCGTAGCCCATCACctgcaacaaattaaattaatgattctTATATTTAAATCCATGTATATTGCTTTAATTAGCTTAATCTTCGTTGCTTGTTTACAtacacttaaaaaaattaatgtttacCGAGAACCTTCGGTACAAGGCAAAAGTGTTCGGTTAAACGGGAGATATATACCTTAAGGCCAGCCATTGTTGTGCCATACTCTTTGTACAGATCTAAGCAAAGCCTAGGGACCTCACTTTCTTCAATATGCATGTGATGGAGCATATAATCTGAGATCAAGGTTAACCATCTATAGGTAATCAATCATCATGAGTTCACATGCACTTTATTGCTTTTATTGGTAGATTTTTATGGGGCTAACTAATTCttatattctttattgcttTTTCAATTAGATTTTACGGAGGCTAAGTACAGTTTCATTCATTGAAGCGTACCTGATACGTAAAATGAAGACTAATCAAGACCTTGTGAGGTTCCATTCTAAAATTGATTGATGAATAGAGGAGTGACTCAACTGGCTTGAGCTAATTCCTTTTTATTTCACAATTTCAATATGCGACAACTCACACGTGAATATCTCAATATGTCCCCTCTCAACATGTCCCCTCATTGCCTCACATATGAGTCATTTGTAGCTTATTTGAACATGATCACCTAAGCTCCGTCACATTAGACAACACATTCGGCTCGAACATGGAGCCTGCTATTTTAGATTTTACGGGTGCTAGTTAGGTACGATCTCATTTACTAAAGCGTAGCAACGTTCCATTCTAAAGTTAAATGATATGAAGATGGAACCTCCTAatgaactactccctccgttccatagtaatagagtcattttgccattttaatacgttccatagtaatagagtcatttccatttttagtaaaagtcaacacattttttcacacctactttactctctcttacttttttctttcttcatctatctacctttttcattttccattttattccCTCttttaactcacctaacacaatttttcttaatctccgtgccgaaaagaaacacctccattactatggaacgaagagagtataacGTAGCTCTAACAAAATCTAACATTTTTGTGATATGTATGTACTATATCCCAACAAATCCAAAACAGAACACATGAAAAGATTCAAGTAGTACCTTGTATATTCTTGCGACATGCAAAATTGATCCCCAAACTCAAAGGGTATAAAGTGTCATCCATATCTGACCAAAAATCACAGTAAAATTGACTTACTCACATATCATATCCCGTGACTTTTCCACAGCTACCTAAATATTGTAGACTTCAATTTTGAAGTAAAATCTTTGAAGCAACATACCAAAAAGCAAGCACTCATATTTCGAACCCTCAGACCTTCCACCTTCCATTTCAGTAACCCTGAAACCAAAACCTGAAAAACATCCACCTTCAAGTCTACAACTTAGTACTCCCTCGtccacaaaatataatcttgACAATATaagacatgaattttaatgcaaaattggtaaattaatAGAGAGtctgtccacgaaaaataatcTTGACAAGGAAAGGAATGAGTTTTGATGCAAAGTTGGTATAATAATAGAGGGcgaaagaaaaagtagttgaattaTTGTTAGTAGAAAATAAGACTCGCcttcaaattttgatggacaaaccaaaattgaGAAACAAGACTATTTAATGTGGACGAATAtagtatttttcattttcatgtaTTCATagttttactcacaaaattaagATAGGTATATGCATAATATTATGCCTTggtaaaatctaaaaataggTATATGCCTTGGTAAAATCCATGCATGGAAACAAGAGGAGATAGGAAagaaacatgaaaataaatataaagaaatgacACATGATAATATTATCACCTTGAACTAAGCTTGATTTTTGTTGAAGAATGCATGCATTATGAGGTTTAGAaggtacatatatatagttgggGAGTGAGATCATGATTTGGTAGTGGAGAGGCCCACCATTCAttataaagaatatatatagaggCTTCGATTATTACCATGCACTACTTTATTcgaattatcaaaaatattcGTTTGTGGGTCATTGTCTggtttgatgaaaaaaaaaatgttg
The genomic region above belongs to Salvia hispanica cultivar TCC Black 2014 chromosome 3, UniMelb_Shisp_WGS_1.0, whole genome shotgun sequence and contains:
- the LOC125209034 gene encoding uncharacterized protein LOC125209034, yielding MEGGRSEGSKYECLLFDMDDTLYPLSLGINFACRKNIQDYMLHHMHIEESEVPRLCLDLYKEYGTTMAGLKVMGYEFDNDEFHAYVHGRLPYDLLKPDPVLRNLLHSMPQQKIIFTNGDEAHVAQVLGRMGLEDCFNGVICFETLNPPSTETMQNGNSTQILCKPSVEAMEAAIRIANVDPKKTIFFDDSVRNIASGKAAGLHTVVVGRSSLVPGADHALSSIHNMKEALPEIWEDEVEHLEQVIQSSAVETVVLA